Proteins encoded within one genomic window of Oncorhynchus nerka isolate Pitt River linkage group LG17, Oner_Uvic_2.0, whole genome shotgun sequence:
- the LOC115117276 gene encoding COP9 signalosome complex subunit 2 isoform X4, which yields MSDMEDDFMCDDEEDYDLVNSSEEYSEDSNSEPNVDLENQYYNSKALKEDDPKAALISFQKVLELEGEKGEWGFKALKQMIKMNFKLTNFPEMMNRYKQLLTYIRSAVTRNYSEKSINSILDYISTSKQMDLLQEFYETTLDALKDAKNDRLWFKTNTKLGKLYLEREEYGKLQKILRQLHQSCQTDDGEDDLKKGTQLLEIYALEIQMYTAQKNNKKLKALYEQSLHIKSAIPHPLIMGVIRECGGKMHLREGEFEKAHTDFFEAFKNYDESGSPRRTTCLKYLVLANMLMKSGINPFDSQEAKPYKNDPDILAMTNLVSSYQNNDITEFEKILKTNHSNIMDDPFIREHIEELLRNIRTQVLVKLIKPYTRIHIPFISKELNIDVCDVESLLVQCILDSTINGRIDQVNQLLELDHQKRNGARYMALDKWTNQLNTLNQAIVSKLA from the exons ATGTCTGATATGGAAGATGACTTCATGTGCGACGATGAAGAGGATTATGATCTGGTAAACTCCTCCGAA GAGTACTCAGAGGACAGCAACTCTGAGCCCAATGTTGATTTAGAGAATCAATACTACAATTCAAAGGCCCTGAAGGAGGATGACCCCAAAGCAGCTCTCATCAGCTTCCAGAAG GTCTTGGAGCTAGAGGGCGAGAAAGGAGAATGGGGGTTCAAAGCTCTCAAACAGATGATTAAGATGAATTTCAAACTG ACGAATTTCCCTGAAATGATGAACAGGTACAAGCAGCTGTTAACATACATTCGGAGTGCAGTTACACGAAACTACTCAGAGAAATCCATCAACTCCATCCTGGATTACATCTCTACGTCTAAGCAG ATGGACTTGCTGCAAGAGTTTTATGAAACCACATTGGATGCATTAAAGGATGCCAAAAATGACAGGCTTTGGTTTAAAACCAACACGAAG CTTGGGAAGTTGTacctggagagagaagagtatggtaagCTTCAGAAGATCCTGAGGCAGTTGcaccagtcctgtcag ACGGATGACGGTGAGGATGACCTGAAGAAAGGCACCCAGCTCTTGGAGATCTATGCTCTGGAGATCCAGATGTATACGGCCCAGAAGAACAACAAGAAGCTGAAGGCGCTGTATGAACAGTCTCTACACATCAAGTCTGCCATCCCTCACCCTCTCATCATGGGAGTCATCAGAG AGTGTGGAGGGAAAATGCATTTGCGAGAAGGGGAGTTTGAGAAGGCTCACACAGACTTCTTCGAGGCGTTTAAGAACTACGATGAATCAGGAAGTCCCCGACGGACCACCTGTCTAAAGTACCTGGTGTTGGCCAACATGCTGATGAAGTCTGGAATCAACCCCTTTGACTCACAGGAG GCTAAACCCTATAAAAATGATCCAGACATTCTTGCAATGACAAACTTGGTCAG TTCCTACCAGAACAATGACATCACAGAGTTTGAGAAGATCCTGAAGACCAATCACAGTAACATAATGGATGATCCGTTCATAAGGGAACATATAGAAG AGTTATTACGAAACATAAGAACACAAGTACTCGTCAAATTAATTAAGCCTTACACGAGAATACACATACCTTTTATTTCCAAG GAATTGAACATTGATGTCTGCGATGTGGAAAGCCTTCTTGTTCAGTGCATTCTAGACAG CACGATCAACGGCCGCATCGACCAAGTCAACCAACTGTTGGAGCTGGATCACCAGAAGAGGAACGGAGCCCGATACATGGCTTTAGATAAATGGACGAATCAACTGAATACTCTCAACCAGGCCATCGTCAGCAAACTGGCCTAA
- the LOC115117276 gene encoding COP9 signalosome complex subunit 2 isoform X1 produces the protein MSDMEDDFMCDDEEDYDLVNSSEEYSEDSNSEPNVDLENQYYNSKALKEDDPKAALISFQKVLELEGEKGEWGFKALKQMIKMNFKLTNFPEMMNRYKQLLTYIRSAVTRNYSEKSINSILDYISTSKQMDLLQEFYETTLDALKDAKNDRLWFKTNTKLGKLYLEREEYGKLQKILRQLHQSCQVKKHSSSMQSEVFTETDDGEDDLKKGTQLLEIYALEIQMYTAQKNNKKLKALYEQSLHIKSAIPHPLIMGVIRECGGKMHLREGEFEKAHTDFFEAFKNYDESGSPRRTTCLKYLVLANMLMKSGINPFDSQEAKPYKNDPDILAMTNLVSSYQNNDITEFEKILKTNHSNIMDDPFIREHIEELLRNIRTQVLVKLIKPYTRIHIPFISKELNIDVCDVESLLVQCILDSTINGRIDQVNQLLELDHQKRNGARYMALDKWTNQLNTLNQAIVSKLA, from the exons ATGTCTGATATGGAAGATGACTTCATGTGCGACGATGAAGAGGATTATGATCTGGTAAACTCCTCCGAA GAGTACTCAGAGGACAGCAACTCTGAGCCCAATGTTGATTTAGAGAATCAATACTACAATTCAAAGGCCCTGAAGGAGGATGACCCCAAAGCAGCTCTCATCAGCTTCCAGAAG GTCTTGGAGCTAGAGGGCGAGAAAGGAGAATGGGGGTTCAAAGCTCTCAAACAGATGATTAAGATGAATTTCAAACTG ACGAATTTCCCTGAAATGATGAACAGGTACAAGCAGCTGTTAACATACATTCGGAGTGCAGTTACACGAAACTACTCAGAGAAATCCATCAACTCCATCCTGGATTACATCTCTACGTCTAAGCAG ATGGACTTGCTGCAAGAGTTTTATGAAACCACATTGGATGCATTAAAGGATGCCAAAAATGACAGGCTTTGGTTTAAAACCAACACGAAG CTTGGGAAGTTGTacctggagagagaagagtatggtaagCTTCAGAAGATCCTGAGGCAGTTGcaccagtcctgtcaggtgaagAAACACTCCTCATCAATGCAATCAGAGGTTTTCACAGAG ACGGATGACGGTGAGGATGACCTGAAGAAAGGCACCCAGCTCTTGGAGATCTATGCTCTGGAGATCCAGATGTATACGGCCCAGAAGAACAACAAGAAGCTGAAGGCGCTGTATGAACAGTCTCTACACATCAAGTCTGCCATCCCTCACCCTCTCATCATGGGAGTCATCAGAG AGTGTGGAGGGAAAATGCATTTGCGAGAAGGGGAGTTTGAGAAGGCTCACACAGACTTCTTCGAGGCGTTTAAGAACTACGATGAATCAGGAAGTCCCCGACGGACCACCTGTCTAAAGTACCTGGTGTTGGCCAACATGCTGATGAAGTCTGGAATCAACCCCTTTGACTCACAGGAG GCTAAACCCTATAAAAATGATCCAGACATTCTTGCAATGACAAACTTGGTCAG TTCCTACCAGAACAATGACATCACAGAGTTTGAGAAGATCCTGAAGACCAATCACAGTAACATAATGGATGATCCGTTCATAAGGGAACATATAGAAG AGTTATTACGAAACATAAGAACACAAGTACTCGTCAAATTAATTAAGCCTTACACGAGAATACACATACCTTTTATTTCCAAG GAATTGAACATTGATGTCTGCGATGTGGAAAGCCTTCTTGTTCAGTGCATTCTAGACAG CACGATCAACGGCCGCATCGACCAAGTCAACCAACTGTTGGAGCTGGATCACCAGAAGAGGAACGGAGCCCGATACATGGCTTTAGATAAATGGACGAATCAACTGAATACTCTCAACCAGGCCATCGTCAGCAAACTGGCCTAA
- the LOC115117276 gene encoding COP9 signalosome complex subunit 2 isoform X2 — translation MSDMEDDFMCDDEEDYDLVNSSEEYSEDSNSEPNVDLENQYYNSKALKEDDPKAALISFQKVLELEGEKGEWGFKALKQMIKMNFKLTNFPEMMNRYKQLLTYIRSAVTRNYSEKSINSILDYISTSKQMDLLQEFYETTLDALKDAKNDRLWFKTNTKLGKLYLEREEYGKLQKILRQLHQSCQVKKHSSSMQSETDDGEDDLKKGTQLLEIYALEIQMYTAQKNNKKLKALYEQSLHIKSAIPHPLIMGVIRECGGKMHLREGEFEKAHTDFFEAFKNYDESGSPRRTTCLKYLVLANMLMKSGINPFDSQEAKPYKNDPDILAMTNLVSSYQNNDITEFEKILKTNHSNIMDDPFIREHIEELLRNIRTQVLVKLIKPYTRIHIPFISKELNIDVCDVESLLVQCILDSTINGRIDQVNQLLELDHQKRNGARYMALDKWTNQLNTLNQAIVSKLA, via the exons ATGTCTGATATGGAAGATGACTTCATGTGCGACGATGAAGAGGATTATGATCTGGTAAACTCCTCCGAA GAGTACTCAGAGGACAGCAACTCTGAGCCCAATGTTGATTTAGAGAATCAATACTACAATTCAAAGGCCCTGAAGGAGGATGACCCCAAAGCAGCTCTCATCAGCTTCCAGAAG GTCTTGGAGCTAGAGGGCGAGAAAGGAGAATGGGGGTTCAAAGCTCTCAAACAGATGATTAAGATGAATTTCAAACTG ACGAATTTCCCTGAAATGATGAACAGGTACAAGCAGCTGTTAACATACATTCGGAGTGCAGTTACACGAAACTACTCAGAGAAATCCATCAACTCCATCCTGGATTACATCTCTACGTCTAAGCAG ATGGACTTGCTGCAAGAGTTTTATGAAACCACATTGGATGCATTAAAGGATGCCAAAAATGACAGGCTTTGGTTTAAAACCAACACGAAG CTTGGGAAGTTGTacctggagagagaagagtatggtaagCTTCAGAAGATCCTGAGGCAGTTGcaccagtcctgtcaggtgaagAAACACTCCTCATCAATGCAATCAGAG ACGGATGACGGTGAGGATGACCTGAAGAAAGGCACCCAGCTCTTGGAGATCTATGCTCTGGAGATCCAGATGTATACGGCCCAGAAGAACAACAAGAAGCTGAAGGCGCTGTATGAACAGTCTCTACACATCAAGTCTGCCATCCCTCACCCTCTCATCATGGGAGTCATCAGAG AGTGTGGAGGGAAAATGCATTTGCGAGAAGGGGAGTTTGAGAAGGCTCACACAGACTTCTTCGAGGCGTTTAAGAACTACGATGAATCAGGAAGTCCCCGACGGACCACCTGTCTAAAGTACCTGGTGTTGGCCAACATGCTGATGAAGTCTGGAATCAACCCCTTTGACTCACAGGAG GCTAAACCCTATAAAAATGATCCAGACATTCTTGCAATGACAAACTTGGTCAG TTCCTACCAGAACAATGACATCACAGAGTTTGAGAAGATCCTGAAGACCAATCACAGTAACATAATGGATGATCCGTTCATAAGGGAACATATAGAAG AGTTATTACGAAACATAAGAACACAAGTACTCGTCAAATTAATTAAGCCTTACACGAGAATACACATACCTTTTATTTCCAAG GAATTGAACATTGATGTCTGCGATGTGGAAAGCCTTCTTGTTCAGTGCATTCTAGACAG CACGATCAACGGCCGCATCGACCAAGTCAACCAACTGTTGGAGCTGGATCACCAGAAGAGGAACGGAGCCCGATACATGGCTTTAGATAAATGGACGAATCAACTGAATACTCTCAACCAGGCCATCGTCAGCAAACTGGCCTAA
- the LOC115117276 gene encoding COP9 signalosome complex subunit 2 isoform X5, giving the protein MSDMEDDFMCDDEEDYDLEYSEDSNSEPNVDLENQYYNSKALKEDDPKAALISFQKVLELEGEKGEWGFKALKQMIKMNFKLTNFPEMMNRYKQLLTYIRSAVTRNYSEKSINSILDYISTSKQMDLLQEFYETTLDALKDAKNDRLWFKTNTKLGKLYLEREEYGKLQKILRQLHQSCQTDDGEDDLKKGTQLLEIYALEIQMYTAQKNNKKLKALYEQSLHIKSAIPHPLIMGVIRECGGKMHLREGEFEKAHTDFFEAFKNYDESGSPRRTTCLKYLVLANMLMKSGINPFDSQEAKPYKNDPDILAMTNLVSSYQNNDITEFEKILKTNHSNIMDDPFIREHIEELLRNIRTQVLVKLIKPYTRIHIPFISKELNIDVCDVESLLVQCILDSTINGRIDQVNQLLELDHQKRNGARYMALDKWTNQLNTLNQAIVSKLA; this is encoded by the exons ATGTCTGATATGGAAGATGACTTCATGTGCGACGATGAAGAGGATTATGATCTG GAGTACTCAGAGGACAGCAACTCTGAGCCCAATGTTGATTTAGAGAATCAATACTACAATTCAAAGGCCCTGAAGGAGGATGACCCCAAAGCAGCTCTCATCAGCTTCCAGAAG GTCTTGGAGCTAGAGGGCGAGAAAGGAGAATGGGGGTTCAAAGCTCTCAAACAGATGATTAAGATGAATTTCAAACTG ACGAATTTCCCTGAAATGATGAACAGGTACAAGCAGCTGTTAACATACATTCGGAGTGCAGTTACACGAAACTACTCAGAGAAATCCATCAACTCCATCCTGGATTACATCTCTACGTCTAAGCAG ATGGACTTGCTGCAAGAGTTTTATGAAACCACATTGGATGCATTAAAGGATGCCAAAAATGACAGGCTTTGGTTTAAAACCAACACGAAG CTTGGGAAGTTGTacctggagagagaagagtatggtaagCTTCAGAAGATCCTGAGGCAGTTGcaccagtcctgtcag ACGGATGACGGTGAGGATGACCTGAAGAAAGGCACCCAGCTCTTGGAGATCTATGCTCTGGAGATCCAGATGTATACGGCCCAGAAGAACAACAAGAAGCTGAAGGCGCTGTATGAACAGTCTCTACACATCAAGTCTGCCATCCCTCACCCTCTCATCATGGGAGTCATCAGAG AGTGTGGAGGGAAAATGCATTTGCGAGAAGGGGAGTTTGAGAAGGCTCACACAGACTTCTTCGAGGCGTTTAAGAACTACGATGAATCAGGAAGTCCCCGACGGACCACCTGTCTAAAGTACCTGGTGTTGGCCAACATGCTGATGAAGTCTGGAATCAACCCCTTTGACTCACAGGAG GCTAAACCCTATAAAAATGATCCAGACATTCTTGCAATGACAAACTTGGTCAG TTCCTACCAGAACAATGACATCACAGAGTTTGAGAAGATCCTGAAGACCAATCACAGTAACATAATGGATGATCCGTTCATAAGGGAACATATAGAAG AGTTATTACGAAACATAAGAACACAAGTACTCGTCAAATTAATTAAGCCTTACACGAGAATACACATACCTTTTATTTCCAAG GAATTGAACATTGATGTCTGCGATGTGGAAAGCCTTCTTGTTCAGTGCATTCTAGACAG CACGATCAACGGCCGCATCGACCAAGTCAACCAACTGTTGGAGCTGGATCACCAGAAGAGGAACGGAGCCCGATACATGGCTTTAGATAAATGGACGAATCAACTGAATACTCTCAACCAGGCCATCGTCAGCAAACTGGCCTAA
- the LOC115117276 gene encoding COP9 signalosome complex subunit 2 isoform X3, whose amino-acid sequence MSDMEDDFMCDDEEDYDLEYSEDSNSEPNVDLENQYYNSKALKEDDPKAALISFQKVLELEGEKGEWGFKALKQMIKMNFKLTNFPEMMNRYKQLLTYIRSAVTRNYSEKSINSILDYISTSKQMDLLQEFYETTLDALKDAKNDRLWFKTNTKLGKLYLEREEYGKLQKILRQLHQSCQVKKHSSSMQSEVFTETDDGEDDLKKGTQLLEIYALEIQMYTAQKNNKKLKALYEQSLHIKSAIPHPLIMGVIRECGGKMHLREGEFEKAHTDFFEAFKNYDESGSPRRTTCLKYLVLANMLMKSGINPFDSQEAKPYKNDPDILAMTNLVSSYQNNDITEFEKILKTNHSNIMDDPFIREHIEELLRNIRTQVLVKLIKPYTRIHIPFISKELNIDVCDVESLLVQCILDSTINGRIDQVNQLLELDHQKRNGARYMALDKWTNQLNTLNQAIVSKLA is encoded by the exons ATGTCTGATATGGAAGATGACTTCATGTGCGACGATGAAGAGGATTATGATCTG GAGTACTCAGAGGACAGCAACTCTGAGCCCAATGTTGATTTAGAGAATCAATACTACAATTCAAAGGCCCTGAAGGAGGATGACCCCAAAGCAGCTCTCATCAGCTTCCAGAAG GTCTTGGAGCTAGAGGGCGAGAAAGGAGAATGGGGGTTCAAAGCTCTCAAACAGATGATTAAGATGAATTTCAAACTG ACGAATTTCCCTGAAATGATGAACAGGTACAAGCAGCTGTTAACATACATTCGGAGTGCAGTTACACGAAACTACTCAGAGAAATCCATCAACTCCATCCTGGATTACATCTCTACGTCTAAGCAG ATGGACTTGCTGCAAGAGTTTTATGAAACCACATTGGATGCATTAAAGGATGCCAAAAATGACAGGCTTTGGTTTAAAACCAACACGAAG CTTGGGAAGTTGTacctggagagagaagagtatggtaagCTTCAGAAGATCCTGAGGCAGTTGcaccagtcctgtcaggtgaagAAACACTCCTCATCAATGCAATCAGAGGTTTTCACAGAG ACGGATGACGGTGAGGATGACCTGAAGAAAGGCACCCAGCTCTTGGAGATCTATGCTCTGGAGATCCAGATGTATACGGCCCAGAAGAACAACAAGAAGCTGAAGGCGCTGTATGAACAGTCTCTACACATCAAGTCTGCCATCCCTCACCCTCTCATCATGGGAGTCATCAGAG AGTGTGGAGGGAAAATGCATTTGCGAGAAGGGGAGTTTGAGAAGGCTCACACAGACTTCTTCGAGGCGTTTAAGAACTACGATGAATCAGGAAGTCCCCGACGGACCACCTGTCTAAAGTACCTGGTGTTGGCCAACATGCTGATGAAGTCTGGAATCAACCCCTTTGACTCACAGGAG GCTAAACCCTATAAAAATGATCCAGACATTCTTGCAATGACAAACTTGGTCAG TTCCTACCAGAACAATGACATCACAGAGTTTGAGAAGATCCTGAAGACCAATCACAGTAACATAATGGATGATCCGTTCATAAGGGAACATATAGAAG AGTTATTACGAAACATAAGAACACAAGTACTCGTCAAATTAATTAAGCCTTACACGAGAATACACATACCTTTTATTTCCAAG GAATTGAACATTGATGTCTGCGATGTGGAAAGCCTTCTTGTTCAGTGCATTCTAGACAG CACGATCAACGGCCGCATCGACCAAGTCAACCAACTGTTGGAGCTGGATCACCAGAAGAGGAACGGAGCCCGATACATGGCTTTAGATAAATGGACGAATCAACTGAATACTCTCAACCAGGCCATCGTCAGCAAACTGGCCTAA